The sequence TAATGAGATGATATCACTAGCACAATTGTGTCCATGTCCTTGTCATGTGGTCCCTATCATCTCTCTGACTTAACTATGGGTTGTCCTATCACCCTGCCAAGGCTGGTATTGTAGTCTGCATACCAGTTACCTTGACACACTGTTAGGGGTTGGCAGGGTACCTCCTGGTAGTTATCTGTATGTCCATTACCCGAGGCTTATTTGTATATCAATTCAATCTTGTTTtggcactcacacacacagtttcagAGCTGTTGGATCAATCCAAGGGCCTGCCTGGGATATGCCACTCTGGTTATCTTTTAAGGAGGGATGACAAGTACCGCTGGCACCGATCCTGGTGCAAGGCAGACAGCAAAGAAATGAAACTATTCATATACGAAGATCTCAATGAAGAGATACTCATTCGATCCTTCTCTCTCGACGGTGTGACCACACGCTTCGGTCCCCATCCCGTACCAGACTCGGACAAGGAGAACAGTTTTGCTATCTGTGGAATTGGAATAGCCATTGAGCCGTTGAATGTACCAACTACTGAATTGAATGATTCCAATGGCCTTGTGTCTCCTGCCCCTCCCACCTCCAATGGGAGTAGCTCCATTGATGAAGCATACTTTGCTGCTTACTCCGACAGTGACTATCGACAGTGGAAGGatgtactgcacatgctcactGGCTCTAGAGAGTCATCACGCATCTCTCTGTCATATCTGGACAATCCCCAATGGCTGGGAACACACGACTCCACCTCAACCAGCTCTTCCAGTTTTGGCTCTAACAGAGAATCTATGATTTCCACGACATCGTCTGTGAACCGTAACTCTGGCAAGATCGAGATATCAGAGCTTGCTAGGATGGATGGTGGTGTTGGGGAGGACTCTGTGAAGGACTCTATGAAGAGACTGTCAGCTGCCAAGCAACAGCAACCACTCCCATCACCACCGCACGTACCTCATGTCCTGGTGAGTACGGAGGgcagcagaggaggtccgaatcactacaagttcagtgcattgatgtcacgTGATAACGTGTCCAGGCCAATGCAccagcacttgtagtgattcgtgtgCGCATGGTCGGACTCCTCTGCTGGGGTAGTAATAACGTACTTTCATTGAGTGGTTTGTCATTAGTAATGTTTGCATTGGAATTAGTTCCAAGTAGTTAGTTTTGGGCACTTAGGGTATTGTGTGCGAGCAGTCTGATCTTTTGTCAACACTTGTCCTGTCAAAATTGTATTATTCTAAGCCATGCACTGGACAAAATAATCATACATTTCCTTTAAACTTTAAAAGAAATAAACGCTCAGGAAACACTCGAGATTAGCCATATTGCAAGGAAAACTGAGTGTTTCCAGAATGTATTATTTAATGATTATTTCGCCCAGTGTGGACTCTTGAGTAATCTTAGTTTATTGACATGGGAATACAGTAGCGCTACTAGCCGTGAGTATAGGACTGAGCTAATGAGCTACAGCTGCTGTTGTTTGCCCCCCAGTCTCCTCTGTATTCAAGAGGTGTAGCCAGCTCAGACCATGACTAGCATTGAGACTGTGAATACACTCGGCCCGTCCCTGTAACATGAGCCTAATAGCACCATCATTCATGATCAATGCTTGACTCCCCGGTGCAATAAGATAGTGCATCATTTGACTGTGTAAGTTGTGGGTTATTCAACAGATTGAACAACTTTCAGAATGTATAGTGCCTAGTTCCTACAAGGCTCTGTTGCCTTAAGGCAGTACCTACACTGTGTTTACTCCCTATTTGAACTTATGTTATTGTGAATAATGCTGAGCTGGTGTATTGTATCAGCAGCTTGAGTTTGTGGTGCAACAGATGTTGTGGTTACCGTTCTAATTCTGTTAATGGCATGTCTATGGCAGTGTAGTACATACCACTATATTGTGGCCTCCTTTATAATTAGCTGGTGGTTTCAACAGCTGTcttacacacaccacacacaccctcacaccacacacaccctcacacaccctcacacatcacacaccctcacacacacacagccggaGAACGTGCCACTACCTGACGACGATGACGACAACGGGAGTGTAGGGACCATCTACGAGAGCATTGACAACCTAGTCTCACAGTTTGATGATGCCATGAGAGCTACGGCCGCAGCTATGGGTCAGATCGGACAAAATATGAAGTCTGGGGGAAAGAAACGCAAGAAGAAGCACAACGTGTTGTCTCGTCAGACATCGTTCCTTACCCGGGGTAAGACAGGAAGTAAATCCAACTTCCTGTCTGATAAGAAGTCCGAGTTAGAGAGAGGGGACAAGTACACTGGCTACTTGTTCAAGAAGACCTCCAGTGGCTCGTGGAAGAAGAGGTGGTGCACTCTCAAGGGTTGCGTGTTTGGATATTACAAGTAAGTGCTGTTCCTTGTACCCCCCCTGTGTACCCCCCCCCTGTGTACCCCCCCCTGTGTTATAATCGTCAAATTAAACAGTTTGTTTGAAAATGTAGTTGTTAAAACCAACGATTTTTTAGCAAACTGGGAACCGGCATGACTTACTTCCACAATAATTGGGCTGAAAATTTAGACTTACAACAAAAATGTGAAGTATTGTGTTGCAGTAGAGGACCACGgcataccagaggaggtatgacaggCGAGTGCAGCTCTAGCAATTAGTCTTTGATTGGGCAATAAGTATCTGCCCACACTGTGTGTTGTTGCTCagtgtaatcagaggctaattgcttgcatcacgcctgtcgtacctcctctgatgccGTACAGTTAATAGTTGGTAAAATGAAAAGTTAAAATTAGATCCATTTATGCTCTGTGTAATCATATACCATTGACCCCCGTTTGACCTCTACTGCTACAGGGGACCAGAGGAGGGTCATGGACGTGAGTACGTGGTGCTGGACGCAGAGGTCAGCAGGGTCAACGACACCAAACGCTCGTTTGCCTTCTCCCTGATGTGTAAGGGAGTGGATGAGATGTTCCTAGCTGCAGAGGATGATCATCTGTACGAGGCTTGGATGGCAAGACTTAACACAGCATCAAGAAATCATGGTACGAGTCTTCTTAGTCTTTGTAGGCTTACAAGCATAGTCTTTAGTTACATAGATGAGTATCTTTTTttatatgtactgtactgtacttgcATTGGTCTAGTCGTTGactccccccccctcacacccctcacaggAGAATACTCAAATGCCTGGACTAACTGGCAGAGTGAGGAGAACCTAGCCGGCGGCcccaaggtgtgtgtgtgtgtgtgtgtgtgtgtgctgtcaCTAGCCATATATGGTAATTGTTTGATGTTGTGACAACTGTACGATAGCATCTTTGATCATCCATAACATGATTCAACTAAAGGCTTGAAAGAAGTCCTTTTGGGATAGTATGTCCATTAGCAACGTTGCCGAAAAATGACTCATGATTTTAATACACCGTCTGAAAGTGCTTACtttaagctttcataaaatcaaTGAACTAAATTATGGCTAtaatgtattattattttggctAATGTACATGAGATCTTACAGCTTTGATATTACCATGGGCAATTgactattatacatgtacacaggttgAGGAGGGTATCTACAGTGTCCCCAGCTCTCTGCCAATGGACACCTTGCTCATACCTCGAGCTGCCACCACCATGACACCAGAGAGAGCCATCGAGACTGGCATCTACAGTGTGCCCAAGTTCCTACTAGAGccaatgaccacacccacaaccaCACCCATCGACGGAGTACAACGTAAGGACACACACTAGTACAGAATAGCCACTCAGTATATCCAATGGAATGTACCCAGAATTTTCTAAGCGGTGACTTATTTTTAAATTTCACACATAAATTTAATTTTTTTAATCTGTAATTAAGAGGAAgttatttttgtctagaggtggttagtaccaaccaccactgaccagtgtgggcacatcactgGACTGTGTTCTTGCTCAGTGTAATAACTCAGTTACTTCTCTTCATGCAGGCAATGTGTCTGACATCTATGACGTGCCTCGTGCCTCCATTTCACCGGATGAAGAGGGCATCTATGATGACCCGTACGACATACTGGACATGGAGATCTACGACTACCCTCCGGATGTGACCGACTTGTACCGCTTCCTCGAGGAGTCCAGCCTGGACACACCCGAACACAGCACACGTACGAGCACCATCACCGTGACGACTGATAGGACCAGCTCCACCATCTCTGAGGACAGCTGGAGGACCATGTCCCTGCCTCCACTACCACCGGGGGCAAGACCTTTCTCTGTCATATCATCAGATGAGTACCAGGtaaaagctacatgtaggacaCTCtccgtgtgtgtatgtgtgtttatAGACTGTGTGTTGTTTGAAATTAGATTGCTCAgattatggcctctcaaagttagctctggAAACAGGCCCATTATTAGCACTTACTTATAGCGCATGCTTTTTcccacatataattatattcactgTGTGTTTAGCTGTGATGATTATTGATGGTGTATGTTGTTTTTGTTGTACAGAGCAACCGCAACTCCACCGTGAGTGTTGACAGTAGCTACACGTTCCCTCGGAACCAACCACCTCTTGACCTCCACTCGATAGTTGAGCGACCTCTTGCTAGCCCCACTGCCCCCGAGTATCCTGATACCAGCTCTCTTGAGTTCGGCCAGTGTATTATGCGCGGACATCTTCACAAGAGGGAGAGACTCACTTGGACAaaactgtactgtataatacGCAACAATTTCCTCGAGTGTCACAAGAGCCAAGGTGGCGGGTACGTCCCGGCACTCAAGCTATTCCTTCCCGGGAGTGATATTAAACCCGGAGGCGGGGACAGCAAGCGCAGACACGCCCTCCAAGTGAAACACCCACGCAGAGACGGGGTGTTGGTGTTTGCCACAGAGACGCCAGAGGAGTACCCTCAATGGGTGAAGGCGTTTCAATCCGGAGCCTCCATTCAAGTCCAGGCTGTGAATAACGTTGAGGAGATGAGGATCAGTGACCTAGAGATGAAGAGACGATGGACTACTGACTCCAGGGAACCACCCTCCAATGACACTGAGGTGAGAACTATACTGTATTCTCTAGTGGGATAGATAAATCACAAGAGCTTGTACGTGTACAACAGTTTAATTTAATTAGCAAGAGCTTAATACCTGTACAACAGGTATAGATAATCAATTAGCAATTAAGAGCTTACACAGTctgccatgtacatgtacataaattgACAAAAAACTTTCAACCTTTGTGCACATGTTATGTTCGTTAGTACCCACCCTCATACCCCCCCCCTCTCATACAGGGCTGGAATGGTACCCTCCCTCGTCGCAAGACTTACTCCAACGACAACAAACCCGGTAGCAACGCTACAGAGGAGTACTCCACTGATACTCTCAAGAGACGCAGACGCTTCACACTGGGTAAACTCACCAAGAAGAAGGACAAGAAAGTCGCAAGTACTCCCGAGCTAAAGCGGCCTCCCATCGCCATTCCCCCAGTCAACTTCATTCAAGACAGCAGGCGCAGTGTGTCTTGTGAAGAGCTGCCAGGAGCTGTTGAAATAGCTGCAGCTATAGAGTCCCATCAAACCATAGGCCCGGATGGACTGCTCAGGTTCCAGGGCTACCTCAGTGTCCATAGATATGGTGCCAACACAAACTTTATCCGCTACTGGTGCGTATTTGATGGCACATTGATCAGTTGTTTCATCAACCAACTGGACCTCACCCTCACAATGTCGGTCACTCTACCTGGATCACAGATATCAGAGGCCTTCACTGAAGCTGGCAGACCACATGCCTTCAAAGTATGGCACATGGAGACTGGGCAGTGCATCTTCTTTGCGGCTGATAATGAACGGGAATTTAATCAGTGGtttacagttgttacacagaATGCTGATCAGATACCCACCCCTCAGCAAGGCGGTGGAAAAGTGGTGTTTTTCGTTGTTCCTGGCTCTGATTTGAGAGTGAAATCGTTCCACGTTCGTCAGCGAAGCAATTCCCTCCCGACGTCCCCAGTAGAGGAGGTTACAGCGGGGGACACTGGGTCCACGGCTAGCGGGAACACTGGACACGGGTCCAACGACACTCCCGTCAATACCTTCTATCGTGGACACCTCAAGAAAGCCTCCAACTCACATTCTGGCAAGTGGAAGGAACGTTACTGCGTGGTGAAGGATGGACAGTTGTCTCTGTTTCACAATCAAGGGGACAAATCAGCCATCACGTCCATCGACCTCCTAGGCTGCTCTATTGAGCTGGTCAGTGTACCTCGCTCGAGCGCCTACAAGTTGGTGTTTAAAGTGAACCTCAGCTCTGGAGATAAGACCCACACCTTTGCTGCCCCCTCTGAGACTGAGATGTATGCCTGGGTGAGTGCCTTGAGGGACAGCTCCTGTGAGACACAATCTCAGAATGAACTGTCCACTGGAGGATCCAACAACAGCTCTCCTGCTCTATCcgtgagtacacacacagacactatATACGATTAGAAATTACCTTTAGGCCACCCATTTAGAACAcacgctacatgtacattcacaTGTAATGTACTTTATTCTCATTACTGGTACAAATTAGTCTCATTATCAGTACAAATTTTATTCTCAATGCAAATGTGTTTCCATTGTAGTAGTCAGGAGAGTGCATTTTCATGTAACTAAATTCTCCTCTTCTCTCTATGTAGGGCAAAGCTTCTCTCCGGAAGAAGCTCAGTAAAGCGAAGCTCTCTGAAGTGGACCTCATCAGCTATGTAGCAGCCTCTACTCTCATCAACCCTGCCATCAGTGGGTTTGCTGATGTTCAAGTCAGTCCTGAATCTTGGTCCCGCTTCTGGTGTGTCCTGCACAGCGATTGCCTCTACATCTACCAAACACAACAGTCGACGGCTACAATCAAGACTGTTGTATTGCCTGGATATGACATCCACGTAGCTGATCCCCTCACCTATAAGAGGCAATATGCTATTCTCCTGAACCACAGCGGAGTGGCTCCTGTGTGTATAGCCGTTAACGATGAGCTGGAGCTCAACCAATGGCTGTCAGCATTGGACAGGGGTGCCCGAGGCGAGGGTCTCAACAGCAAGTTAGAGAAGAGGACCAGTAAGCCACTGCTGGACGAGAAGGCACTGGGTAGTGGGAAGATGACCTCTCGTGGTAGTGGTGGCAGCAACAAGAAGGGACCAGTGAGGGCAGACCACACCATCAGCACTCTCAAGGTGAGCTCACAATTCAGTGTGTGTCATAATGTACATATTTGGGAACTCTTCAaacaacagccataacttgaattccgtggatccaatttcaaaatgttcatgattttctgaaagcttacaaaaATACCattcaaatggtgtgttttaATCCAAACTTTCatcggggccctaatttgtcatttttcagccttggaccatgggctattattcatggtaggACCAAATTGGCAGATACTTTTATTGCTCAAATaagaactttgatgacaccatttgaaaggcctctttctaagctttcagaaaatcagaaaatcgttaaAATTGGATACACAAACTTTAAGTtgtggcagctgaaagagttctGAACCGAGATTAAactgaaggggggggggggtagttgaacatctttcaacagccgtaactttagtaccgttgatccaatgtcaaaaattttatgattttctgaaagcttagaatgatatctttcaaataatgtgtttcaatccaaaattttgttggggccctaatttgtgatttttcggccttggaccatgggctattattcatgatACGGCCAAATTGGTAAATATTTTTATTACTCAAATaaaaactttgatgacaccattggaaaggtatctttctaagcgtTCAGAAAATGTTTGACATTGAATCAACGGTACAAAAGATAGAGCTGTTTTATTTATTATGCATTGCTGAAATGTTGTGTTGCTAGAATGAAGTATTTTATGTGTGTACTGGCCAGACCCCACCAAAAAATATTTGTATAAACAGTCCCTAACCCCGCCCCCTGTACAGGACGGAGGTTCTGTTGACTCTATCCCCTCGTCCATCAATAAGAGCCCTGAAGTTCATCAAGACTCTGTTATTCGTCGCTTTGAAAAGAGGATCCGTAAAACCCACCGAGTTGCCAACCAAACAGAGCAGAAACTAAAGGAGCATCAAACAGCTTTACTGCACTTTAAGAAAGAGCTATCTCGCCACCTGATAAAGTTGAAAGAACTCTCAGAATCGGGTGAAGCTAGTGCCAAACGAAGACTCGATGACGTCCGTAAGAAACTAGCACAAGTTGATAAGATTGTTCCGTACCTTGGCAAGTATGTGGCTGTGAATAGACAAGCTGAGGGGCAGACTGTGGCCGTACTCAAGGAGTGCTGTACTATGGAGATACAGAAAATGGCGAGAGCTTCTATCTATCCTGAAACTAGCACACCCAAGGAGAACAGGAGCAAGAGTGCTAGGAGCAGTAAAGATCACACGGACACCATCGAGGAACTGGTGAAAGAGGAGAGTCCATACGCATCGCTCACTGAGATAATGCCAGAGGTACAAAAGATCAAAGCCAAGAGTAACTATGCCCAGCTGGACTTTAGTCGAGTGCCCTCTCCTGAGGGTACAATAAGACCCCCCTCTGTGAACTATGCTGAGGTACAGATCGGCTCCGGAGGGAAGGGAGTGATATTGAATGGGACTGTGCCAGCTCCGAGTATTGCCACTCACTCAACTATCGCTGTTGCCCTTGGAGACGAGAGTAGTGTACCTACCGAGGGTGCTAGTGAGGGTGatgtatcacatgacatcactcTGACACCAGAGAATGCCGCTACCCTCACACCCCCGACACCACGACATCTAGAGACAGTACAAGAGGTTGCCAGCACACCTCCCAGTCCAAGTCatccaccccccacagtgccGCCTCCTCCACCCCCTGCAGAGCCGATTATTGTATcaataccccccacagtgccaccccctacaaaaacaattattgcaccgacaccccccacagagctaCCGGAAGTCGTTCCACCACCACCAAAAACATTTgaattaccccccacagataTTCCCATTgtacccccaccccccacagagctgATCACAGATGATGTTGctagaccccccacagtgcctCAACGATCATCTTCGCTGGAGCCTCCCACAAGCACAGATTCATCGCCCACACACAAGGCCCCCCCTAGAGTGGCGAGGAAACCCTCTAAGAGTATGAACGGTCGCATTGAGGGGGCGGATAGGGAGACGACGTCACCGGCCCGACAAGATGTCACCTCCGTACTCTCCTCAGTACCCAGCGTCATGGACAGAATCAAGGTACGCTATATagttatatgtacatgtaaagtacatgtatacagtagtgtatgTGTGTCGGCATGTTAGCAGTAAAAAAACATCACTTTTTTCATTCActttttctttctttcctcCATCTGCAGGCTCTTCACGGGAAACCCTGAACATTTGTATAGCTACTGTTTGTACTAAAACTTTCTCTCTCAACTttcctacatgtattatatattGCTCTGTTTGTATGCTAGCTGCACATCACATGCACTGTGTTATACCCACTGTTTATCCAATTAATTGTTCTCAAATTAAAGATTTGaatttcacataattattaaacagtCTGCATGTTATTCACCAGTGTATAAAATAAAGAGAGCACATGAGACtatataattaccgtatataatTTTGCTATACAACATTGTTCAGTGCCTAGAGAGTTCATTGTGAAGGAATGGCCTCTTCCTTGCCCTTGTATCGCCTCTTGCCATAGCTGAATGGGAGGTACCTGTAGCGAACCATGtgctgtgggggtgtgtgtgtgtggtgagggtgtgtgtatatagtgggggtgtgtgtggcgtgtgtgtgtgtgtgtatagtggggaggggggagtgATAAAAATAACATGCCTATAGTCATCtaatattatataataattatatatagctacgcACACAATTATAGACATCATACTCCGTAGtagaaccatagataaaagagagaAATGGATAGGAAACGGATCACGTGATCCCATAAGCTGCATATAAAATACATACACTGAGCTAAGATACAGCCGTGTTTCGCTCCCAAACCCCCAGGAAAACTACTTCTATGGCTGTTTTGAAAAATTCAGACCTTTCCAAGTCTCCCTACCACTTCAATTTAATGTCCTTTTATACTAGGTATCATTTGGAAATAACAGAAACTTTTTTGGGATTGCtaagaagtagctagaggtacagaAACATTGCTTTCACTACTTAGGATGTTTCTTGTACCAATAACACCTATAATACAGCTAGAACAACCTATAtaagtagtgtactgtgtgtcatATAGCCTCAAGTATTAAACAGAAGTAAAAGTTCAGCAGCAGGGttctcacactgacagtaagacaatcatttgtctcttttttgtgtttttggcCATTTTTTTCCATGTACAGTTGGTGGCCTCAAATGAATCCCGGGGaaacgcggatagttttcgaggcgcTAAGTGTTTCCTATCCATTtgtctcttttatctatggtaGAACAAGCATACCTTGATCTGCCTTCTCATGGTGATGACCAGGAGCATGATGAAGTAGATAACCAGGATAGGCCAAAACACGGGGATGTTGAACAGAGAGAAGAAGGTGCAAAACAGAGCTATCAGAATAGACCGTATCGCAGACAACCTGAacaagaacacacacacacacagggatgATAGTACCACAGGAGCGCACACACATAGAGGGATGataggaacacacacacacacacacacgtggcACATGATAGTACCACAGAGTACAATGTCAGTGCAACTCACCAAAACTTAAATTCTGGTAATCGTCGAATGAATGGTTTGAACTCTTCATTAGACGATGTCGGCAATCCTGGTCCATCCTCTGCAGACAACAACACAGACACAGTCAGTACATAGCTACATGCtcagtaactataattattaccgatATCATCCTCTTCTGCTGCGGCCGGGTCAAACTTTGGAGTGAGGAACGCTATGAAGAGGTTGAGGAGGTAGATGGCCAGGGCGTAGGTGACTATGTACCAGCCTTGCAAGAAGTACACTCTCACAAAATAGAGGAGCAATAGAACAGTGCAGCCTATCCAACGAGGGATGGGGAATGGGACTACCAAGTCTAGGTATTTTTGGtacgcctgtgtgtgtgggggggtagtgagtgtgtgtgtgtgttgtggggggggtagtgagtgtgtgtgtgtgttgtgggggggggtagtgtgtgtgtgtgtgtgtggatactAGATTACATAGATAGCCACTTACTATAGATATTCGCTGAAATATTGAGGGACTCGAACTTGTCACAAGTGGATCTGCATAATTGTggaacagatgaatggggtgTGTCTGTAACATGATATTAGAGTCTCTGGAAACGCTCACAAGCTCTCTTCACTATGGCAATAATAGTATCAGTACGTTAACTCACCACTCATCTTCTCTGTGCTCTCTCAAAGGGTCTCCTCAGTCAACAATGGAGCATAGTCCAGTCACTATTCAACTCTTTGTGTTGGTTTAATCTCAATATTACAGAAATGGCAAGTTATTCGCATTAATTGaaagaggtcaaagttcagaGAGAAAGGTTGCGGTATGATAGGAACGaatcgttataattattgagaggtcaaagttcaaagaGAGTGTTCCGTTTGGAAGGAATCGTTAAGAAGATAACCTTAAATCGTATCCAGAGAGATGTCGTGCAGCAGTGGATCTGCAGCTCGTCCTTCGCTGCCAAGCGAGCTGGAGTGGGTCAGTTGTGTAGCGTGTGGGAGGAGCTATGAATCTGAGCTCTTGTTGTCCAACTGTGGACACATTTACTGCTTGCAATGTAAAGGTATGTATGAGTTGGTTGCACTGCACACACGTGTACGTAACCATGGTATCGTTGTGCAGATCAGGGACGACAGCATTGTACACTGTGTAACAGGTCGGCCATCAAGTTCATGCCAATCACTGCAGATATTAAGGTATATATTctttataaattattatggttgTATGTATCTATGGCAACACAGCGAAACCCTCAAGTGGGTCATCTGTTTTGCAATGTGAACCAGACACTCAAGAGCATCCTCGATGTAAGCTCCAACTCTAACACAATACCCTCTAGTCTGTATAGTATTCTTATTCCCACAACAACTTTAATAcctgtataattttatacatacatgtaggtgattGTCTTCCAAGATATGCACAAGAGAGCGCACATCAGGAAGGTTGGTGGTACCTTACTACATATGACAGTGTACAATTATTCATTCTGGTTACACAGATGAACTCCATGAGGCGTGGTGTGCCCCAACACTCTCAGCAGACATTGCAACAGAAGCTGATGGAGAGAAGGCAACAAGTTAGTGTAGTGTTGCTAGGTTGTTGGACATTTGCCTTTGATGGCCCATAACTTATGTTGGGAATGTCTAATTTCAAAgctaaaagatgcatttagtagctgtttggtagtgctacaatatcGTGTGCTTTGATCAGCAATTGCTTTCGGGCCCAAGTGTTGCATTTTCAggaaaaaagcgtgggctattaGTGGGTGTTTTCAGAATCAGGCTTGTTTCTCGATGCTaaccataacttgtgttgggaaCATCCAATTTCCTCTGCAGTAGTGAGATCAACATAATAGTAGATTCCTATTGGTGGTCCATAGTAACAGTGTTCCATTTTTCTGCAGACTATTGCTACTCTGAAGGAGGCAGAACAGCTGGTGAGGGAAATGAGGGCACTGGGGCTGCAGAATGGAGACATGTTGTGCTACCCTAATAGCAGTGGGGACAAAGTAAATGGAATGAACATATTGCAAATGAGTGTCAAGTTAATCAACGCAACCAAGCCTGGGTCTGACCTACACAAGGTTGCTGCACTGCTGAAACAATCACCCTCGATACGACAATCCAAGAATTACTGCAATACGCCCTCGTCCAAAACAGTGCCAACCAACACTCCTCAGTTGGCTGCTATGAGATCCACTCCTGTGTCTATGATGAGTACTTCATCACTGcaacccacacccacacacacggcaaAGACAGGAGCAcaacccacacccacacctgtgTCCACGAAAACACCATCCTCACAGCATGGTACCAAGAGCTACTTCACAGCCAAAGGTTCAGCAGCTCGATCAGTGCCCCCCAAAGTAGTGACCCCCAGAGCAGCGTCGAGGGGGCAGTC comes from Halichondria panicea chromosome 3, odHalPani1.1, whole genome shotgun sequence and encodes:
- the LOC135334105 gene encoding uncharacterized protein LOC135334105 isoform X2; this encodes MEHLDFEDSFWKLFIENTFSELLDQSKGLPGICHSGYLLRRDDKYRWHRSWCKADSKEMKLFIYEDLNEEILIRSFSLDGVTTRFGPHPVPDSDKENSFAICGIGIAIEPLNVPTTELNDSNGLVSPAPPTSNGSSSIDEAYFAAYSDSDYRQWKDVLHMLTGSRESSRISLSYLDNPQWLGTHDSTSTSSSSFGSNRESMISTTSSVNRNSGKIEISELARMDGGVGEDSVKDSMKRLSAAKQQQPLPSPPHVPHVLPENVPLPDDDDDNGSVGTIYESIDNLVSQFDDAMRATAAAMGQIGQNMKSGGKKRKKKHNVLSRQTSFLTRGKTGSKSNFLSDKKSELERGDKYTGYLFKKTSSGSWKKRWCTLKGCVFGYYKGPEEGHGREYVVLDAEVSRVNDTKRSFAFSLMCKGVDEMFLAAEDDHLYEAWMARLNTASRNHGEYSNAWTNWQSEENLAGGPKVEEGIYSVPSSLPMDTLLIPRAATTMTPERAIETGIYSVPKFLLEPMTTPTTTPIDGVQRNVSDIYDVPRASISPDEEGIYDDPYDILDMEIYDYPPDVTDLYRFLEESSLDTPEHSTRTSTITVTTDRTSSTISEDSWRTMSLPPLPPGARPFSVISSDEYQSNRNSTVSVDSSYTFPRNQPPLDLHSIVERPLASPTAPEYPDTSSLEFGQCIMRGHLHKRERLTWTKLYCIIRNNFLECHKSQGGGYVPALKLFLPGSDIKPGGGDSKRRHALQVKHPRRDGVLVFATETPEEYPQWVKAFQSGASIQVQAVNNVEEMRISDLEMKRRWTTDSREPPSNDTEGWNGTLPRRKTYSNDNKPGSNATEEYSTDTLKRRRRFTLGKLTKKKDKKVASTPELKRPPIAIPPVNFIQDSRRSVSCEELPGAVEIAAAIESHQTIGPDGLLRFQGYLSVHRYGANTNFIRYWCVFDGTLISCFINQLDLTLTMSVTLPGSQISEAFTEAGRPHAFKVWHMETGQCIFFAADNEREFNQWFTVVTQNADQIPTPQQGGGKVVFFVVPGSDLRVKSFHVRQRSNSLPTSPVEEVTAGDTGSTASGNTGHGSNDTPVNTFYRGHLKKASNSHSGKWKERYCVVKDGQLSLFHNQGDKSAITSIDLLGCSIELVSVPRSSAYKLVFKVNLSSGDKTHTFAAPSETEMYAWVSALRDSSCETQSQNELSTGGSNNSSPALSGKASLRKKLSKAKLSEVDLISYVAASTLINPAISGFADVQVSPESWSRFWCVLHSDCLYIYQTQQSTATIKTVVLPGYDIHVADPLTYKRQYAILLNHSGVAPVCIAVNDELELNQWLSALDRGARGEGLNSKLEKRTSKPLLDEKALGSGKMTSRGSGGSNKKGPVRADHTISTLKDGGSVDSIPSSINKSPEVHQDSVIRRFEKRIRKTHRVANQTEQKLKEHQTALLHFKKELSRHLIKLKELSESGEASAKRRLDDVRKKLAQVDKIVPYLGKYVAVNRQAEGQTVAVLKECCTMEIQKMARASIYPETSTPKENRSKSARSSKDHTDTIEELVKEESPYASLTEIMPEVQKIKAKSNYAQLDFSRVPSPEGTIRPPSVNYAEVQIGSGGKGVILNGTVPAPSIATHSTIAVALGDESSVPTEGASEGDVSHDITLTPENAATLTPPTPRHLETVQEVASTPPSPSHPPPTVPPPPPPAEPIIVSIPPTVPPPTKTIIAPTPPTELPEVVPPPPKTFELPPTDIPIVPPPPTELITDDVARPPTVPQRSSSLEPPTSTDSSPTHKAPPRVARKPSKSMNGRIEGADRETTSPARQDVTSVLSSVPSVMDRIKALHGKP